DNA from Drosophila busckii strain San Diego stock center, stock number 13000-0081.31 chromosome 2R, ASM1175060v1, whole genome shotgun sequence:
TCATTACTTACAACATTTAGAGGCAAGACATCGGACGCGACCATATTCAGTACCAGTTTGTCAAtgcgtttctttttttcaGAATTATTAGAGTACAGGATATCACGCTCTAAGAATTTTGTCATACAGTCTGGCTTGTCCAAAGGCTTTTCATTTAGTAGCGAAGGATGCATACGCTTCAAGTGATCCATCAAGTTCGTCGTGTTACCACCGGTTTTGTACTGCTTACCGCACTGTTTGCATACCGCCATATTGGTCTCCTTGCATTTCTTGAAAACCTGCCAAACCACCGATGTTTCccttttgcgttttgttgtaTGCTGTATTTCGCTCTCCATTTCGCTATCCACTTCATTTTCTTTATCGCCAGTCGACATTGATgttactaaaataattaaaataaaatcagtaTTTAATAAgtatgaatatttatgtatgtatgcgtagatttgaacaattttaatgattttgcATACCAATACAAACGCATGTATACATGTATGCAGGGcgctatttataaacaatactTACTTTTTACGAATTTGTCCATTTTGTAGAACCACACCTACGGCCAACGCCACCGATCGCTTCCAAGATGTTTTAAGTTTTCTACAAGTGAAAGAACatatagtaaattaaaataatacaagaCAAAACCAATTTTACTTACACGTTGTCCTCAATGCACAGATACAATGAAAACAATCGATAGTGGTCAAAGATCCATCGATGTTTagaaaaatttgtaaacatcgatagtatcgatagtgCCATGGTTTTCCAGCTCTAGTTCAGTGCGTGATTGCTTGTTAAACTGAAAGGTTGTGTGCGGACAAATTTTTTCACAAAGCTTAACCCTTAAGCAATCAAAAAATGACTTTGCAGTTTTTGCCGCAAGCATGTGCAAGGTGTAAAGTTCATGACTGCACCGAAATGCTTAGTGAGGAGAACATTGTGGGAGCAAACTTTGGGCCGTAGCCTAGGTGAGCACTCCAAAATTTGCGATACGCATTTTAGTGCCTCACAGTGGAAGTCGGCGCCAAGGAAAGGGCAGGTCTTTAAAAGAAGGCGACTGAACGATGATGCTGTTCCGCAAAGAGAAACAGAGCCTGAACcaacatttacaaaatttgGCTATGCAGATTCGACCACGCAAACAGAGTAAGCTTACCgtgttgaaataaataatagagaCAATGTGATAAATCATACTATACATATGGAGAACGAAAGCCTAAGGAAACCGATTCGTCAAATGCAAAAGGAAATGCGTTCcttacaacagcaacttgagtATTTCAGGAGTTGGAAAGGTCTCTTGGCAGACCcaaataaatacattgaaGAGTGGAGGAAAGCGAGCCTTATTTAACTCAACAGACATATCTGCTGCTATTTGCCTTCATACCGCGAGGCCTCGTGCATACAATCATCTATATAGAAAGGGATTTCCTTTGCCGAGTCGGGCAACATTATGTAGATGGCTGGCAGATGTGAAAATTAATACAGGTAGTACTCTTGATACCTCTTGATGCCCGAAGTGGATAAGCTGTGTGTTTTGTCATTTGATGAAATGAaggctgctgctacttttgaGTATGACAGCTCAGCGGATGCTATATATGAGCCAAGCAACTATGTACAACTGGCCATAGTTCGTGGCTTGCAAAAAATCTTGGAAGCAGCCAATATTTTTCGATTTTGACACAAGAATGGACACGGATACTCTTTATTCGTTACTGAGAAAACTGCACAAAAGAGGTTATCCTGTAGTTGCTATAGTCTCTGACTTAGGCGCTGGAAATCAAAGATTATGGAGAGAGCTTGGGATATCAGAGAGTAAGTTGCATACAAGAATTAATACAAaagagaaatttaaattataccTGGTTTAGCCATCCAGGCGATGCTGATTTGAAAGTATTCGTATTTTCTGATGCGCCACATCTTATAAAGTTGATCCGTAACCATTATGTTGACTCTGGATTAGTCATCAACGAAAAGTGATTGACAAAGCTGACAGTCCAGCAAACAATTAGCCACTGTGCTAAGTCAGATGTGTCACTTATGTTTAAGATTACTGATAATCACATCAATGTTGGGTCGCTTGATAAGCAAAGGGTTAAATTAGCCGCATAATTATTCTCAAATATAACAGCCAGCTCCATTAGACGATGCTATGCATTGGGGTATGATGTAGAGAATGCATGCGAAACCGCTGATGTTTTTAAGGTTATCAATGATTGGTTTGATGTTTTCAACTCTAAACTGTCAACGGCAAATTCTATTGAATCGACACAGCCCTTTGGAAAGCAAATTGACATTCAGCGTGGCATTTTGGCTAAAATGTCTGATATTATGCGTACAGATATAGTTGGCAAAGCGCATAAGCTTCCCT
Protein-coding regions in this window:
- the LOC117134678 gene encoding uncharacterized protein LOC117134678 isoform X3; this encodes MDKFVKITSMSTGDKENEVDSEMESEIQHTTKRKRETSVVWQVFKKCKETNMAVCKQCGKQYKTGGNTTNLMDHLKQRDILYSNNSEKKKRIDKLVLNMVASDVLPLNVVSNDGLTKLIHELDPRYKMLSKTHLRNVLLKNECNT
- the LOC117134678 gene encoding uncharacterized protein LOC117134678 isoform X1, with translation MDKFVKITSMSTGDKENEVDSEMESEIQHTTKRKRETSVVWQVFKKCKETNMAVCKQCGKQYKTGGNTTNLMDHLKRMHPSLLNEKPLDKPDCMTKFLERDILYSNNSEKKKRIDKLVLNMVASDVLPLNVVSNDGLTKLIHELDPRYKMLSKTHLRNVLLKNECNT
- the LOC117134678 gene encoding uncharacterized protein LOC117134678 isoform X2 is translated as MDKFVKITSMSTGDKENEVDSEMESEIQHTTKRKRETSVVWQVFKKCKETNMAVCKQCGKQYKTGGNTTNLMDHLKRMHPSLLNEKPLDKPDCMTKFLERDILYSNNSEKKKRIDKLVLNMVASDVLPLNVVATLSIPADKKVTVSDHFNLL